A region of Fusobacteriaceae bacterium DNA encodes the following proteins:
- a CDS encoding 23S rRNA (pseudouridine(1915)-N(3))-methyltransferase RlmH — MTITLLCVGKLKEDYLTAGCREYLKRLSPWADVRILEIKEESGADTKALTVEKESAAVLGQLAKLKGYTILLAIGGESLSSEEFAGKLEALATEGKGRLVFVIGGSDGLSPEVAARADYALSFSRMTFPHQLMRLILLEQLYRGFSILHHGKYHK; from the coding sequence GTGACGATAACGCTCCTCTGCGTGGGAAAACTCAAAGAAGATTACCTGACGGCGGGCTGCCGGGAATACCTCAAGCGGCTGTCGCCCTGGGCGGACGTCCGGATCCTTGAAATCAAAGAAGAAAGCGGCGCCGACACTAAGGCCCTTACCGTGGAAAAAGAATCTGCCGCGGTCCTCGGGCAACTGGCAAAGCTGAAGGGCTATACGATTCTTCTGGCCATCGGCGGCGAAAGCCTCTCTTCGGAAGAATTCGCCGGGAAGCTCGAGGCGCTTGCGACGGAAGGAAAGGGCCGACTCGTCTTTGTGATCGGCGGTTCCGACGGTCTTTCGCCGGAAGTGGCGGCCCGGGCCGATTACGCGCTCAGTTTTTCACGGATGACTTTTCCCCACCAGCTGATGCGCCTGATTCTCCTGGAGCAACTTTATCGGGGCTTCAGTATTTTGCACCACGGGAAATACCACAAATAG
- the mutL gene encoding DNA mismatch repair endonuclease MutL, giving the protein MGIIRILDEAVSNMIAAGEVVDNPAGMVKELLENALDAGSKKILLDIRQGGRTLTIRDDGWGMVRDDLLLSVERHATSKISAKEDLFRLTSYGFRGEALSSVAAVSKMTLSSRAEEDPVGHRITVSGGKITSLNEFAMNRGTTIEVRELFFNTPARLKFLRKAATEYANIKDILIREALANPDVAISLALDGRKALETSGRGLDHAIAELFSPDALKNSRAFSLGRLGNRELYKSGRDAMFLFVNGRPVRSKLLEDAVLQGYYTKLMKGQYPFVILDLRLDPALVDVNVHPSKKIVKFSNESNIFRDVAREVREAIAGNEDFFVMTPNPWSAAPGEIIESGEPAAPERPAWPTLRTESPPMVFEPATSGFETGESSGPADFFRESYFADSSAVDTPRKADRENHAGQTPEPEKKTTPGSWTPFRVIGQLLRTYILVERGGNLEIYDQHVVNERIRYESLKAQYYGRSIEKQLLLTPLALPVDPRDKQLIADNREIFSAFGFDFEERGENEIAILAVPTFEFRDSVADVFREILQNIKDGKDVDIRENILISMACRGSVKANERLTNEEMTDIIRRLHEIGKYTCPHGRPIFIRISEDDLEKRFGRK; this is encoded by the coding sequence TTGGGCATAATCAGAATTCTGGACGAAGCGGTATCCAATATGATCGCCGCCGGCGAAGTCGTCGACAACCCGGCGGGCATGGTCAAGGAACTTTTGGAAAACGCCCTTGACGCCGGAAGCAAAAAAATTCTACTGGATATCCGTCAGGGCGGGCGAACCCTGACGATTCGGGATGACGGATGGGGCATGGTCCGGGATGATCTGCTCCTGTCCGTGGAGCGTCACGCGACCAGCAAGATATCCGCGAAGGAAGACCTCTTTCGGCTGACGAGTTACGGGTTCAGGGGGGAAGCTCTGTCTTCCGTGGCCGCGGTTTCAAAAATGACGCTTTCTTCCCGGGCGGAGGAAGACCCCGTAGGGCACCGGATCACGGTATCGGGTGGGAAAATTACTTCCCTCAACGAGTTTGCCATGAATCGGGGGACGACCATCGAAGTTCGCGAGCTTTTTTTCAATACGCCCGCCCGGCTCAAATTTCTCCGGAAAGCGGCGACGGAATACGCCAACATCAAAGACATCCTGATCCGGGAGGCTCTGGCCAATCCCGACGTGGCCATATCCCTTGCCCTGGACGGCAGAAAGGCGCTCGAAACCTCGGGACGGGGCCTGGATCACGCGATTGCCGAACTTTTCTCGCCCGACGCCCTCAAAAATTCGCGTGCCTTTTCTCTCGGCCGCCTCGGCAACCGGGAGCTCTACAAAAGCGGCAGGGACGCCATGTTTCTTTTTGTGAACGGCAGGCCCGTGCGCTCCAAATTATTGGAAGACGCCGTCCTTCAAGGCTATTACACGAAGCTCATGAAGGGGCAGTATCCCTTTGTGATCCTCGATCTGAGGCTCGATCCGGCCCTTGTGGACGTCAATGTCCATCCGTCAAAAAAAATCGTGAAATTTTCCAACGAGAGCAACATCTTCCGGGATGTGGCCCGGGAAGTGCGGGAAGCCATCGCCGGGAACGAAGACTTTTTCGTCATGACCCCGAATCCCTGGTCGGCGGCGCCGGGAGAAATCATTGAATCCGGCGAGCCCGCCGCGCCTGAGCGTCCCGCCTGGCCCACGCTCCGGACGGAAAGCCCGCCGATGGTCTTTGAACCGGCGACTTCGGGCTTTGAGACCGGAGAATCCTCCGGACCCGCGGATTTTTTCCGGGAGTCCTATTTCGCGGACAGCAGCGCCGTTGACACGCCGAGAAAAGCAGACCGTGAAAACCATGCCGGACAGACGCCCGAGCCGGAGAAAAAAACGACTCCCGGGTCATGGACGCCCTTTCGCGTGATCGGTCAATTGCTGCGGACCTATATCCTTGTCGAGCGCGGAGGCAATCTCGAGATCTACGACCAGCATGTCGTCAACGAACGCATCCGCTACGAAAGCCTGAAAGCCCAATATTACGGGAGATCCATAGAAAAACAGCTGCTGCTTACGCCGCTTGCCCTGCCGGTCGATCCCCGGGACAAGCAGCTGATCGCCGACAATCGGGAGATCTTCTCCGCCTTCGGTTTCGACTTTGAAGAACGCGGAGAGAATGAGATCGCGATTCTCGCCGTGCCGACCTTTGAGTTCAGGGACAGCGTCGCCGATGTGTTCCGGGAAATTTTACAAAATATCAAGGACGGCAAAGACGTCGATATCCGGGAAAATATCTTGATTTCCATGGCCTGCCGGGGTTCGGTCAAAGCAAATGAGCGGTTGACAAATGAAGAAATGACAGATATAATAAGAAGGCTTCATGAAATCGGAAAATATACCTGCCCCCACGGGCGGCCCATCTTTATCCGGATTAGCGAAGACGACCTCGAAAAGCGCTTTGGAAGGAAGTGA
- a CDS encoding L-serine ammonia-lyase, translated as MDTLRELFKIGNGPSSSHTIGPERAARAFREKHPNGKYFRVELYGSLALTGKGHLTDAVIEKTLLPAEIEILFKPEVVPPFHPNGMKFTALNEKGKELDNWLVFSVGGGTIVGEGEPRRDVKKIYPFTRFSEIRDWCDEGNREYWEFVTAFEGEEIFSFLKDIWAAMRQAVRKGVEHTGILPGSLKLKRRANSFYKKVRTMKSQTGLLAKIFTYTLAVAEENGSGGIVVTAPTCGAAGIVPGLLYALAEEYELKEREILKGLAIAGLIGNVIKENATISGAEGGCQAEVGSACAMAAAMTCFLLGGTLDQIEYAAEMGLEHHLGLTCDPVGGYVQIPCIERNAVAAARAFDSAVYCLFTDGKHMVSFDEVVRTMGETGRDMKQEYRETSLGGLAKFHYSAEC; from the coding sequence ATGGATACGCTGCGAGAATTGTTCAAAATCGGGAACGGACCGTCCAGTTCCCACACCATCGGACCCGAGAGGGCGGCCCGGGCCTTCCGGGAAAAACACCCTAACGGCAAATATTTTCGGGTCGAGCTCTACGGTTCCCTTGCCCTGACCGGCAAGGGACATCTGACAGACGCCGTCATCGAAAAGACCCTTTTGCCGGCGGAGATCGAAATTCTCTTCAAGCCTGAGGTCGTCCCGCCCTTCCATCCCAACGGCATGAAGTTTACGGCCCTCAATGAAAAGGGCAAGGAACTGGACAACTGGCTCGTTTTTTCCGTAGGCGGCGGGACCATCGTCGGTGAAGGGGAACCCCGGCGGGACGTGAAAAAAATCTACCCCTTCACGCGTTTTTCGGAAATTCGGGACTGGTGTGACGAGGGAAACAGGGAATATTGGGAATTTGTGACGGCCTTTGAGGGGGAGGAAATCTTTTCCTTCCTCAAAGACATCTGGGCCGCCATGCGTCAGGCCGTACGAAAGGGCGTCGAGCATACGGGGATTTTGCCCGGCAGCCTCAAATTGAAGCGGCGGGCCAACAGCTTTTACAAAAAAGTCAGGACCATGAAGTCCCAGACGGGGCTTCTGGCGAAAATATTTACGTATACGCTGGCGGTGGCCGAGGAAAACGGGAGCGGCGGCATCGTAGTCACGGCCCCCACCTGCGGGGCGGCGGGCATTGTCCCGGGGCTGTTGTACGCCCTCGCCGAGGAATATGAGCTCAAGGAGCGGGAAATCCTGAAGGGCCTCGCGATCGCCGGACTCATCGGCAATGTGATCAAGGAAAACGCCACAATTTCCGGCGCCGAAGGAGGCTGTCAGGCCGAAGTCGGGTCAGCCTGCGCCATGGCCGCGGCCATGACCTGTTTTTTGCTGGGCGGGACCCTTGATCAGATCGAATATGCGGCGGAAATGGGCCTTGAACATCATCTGGGCCTGACCTGCGATCCCGTGGGGGGTTATGTCCAGATCCCCTGCATCGAGCGAAACGCCGTCGCGGCGGCCAGAGCCTTTGATTCCGCCGTGTACTGCCTTTTTACCGACGGAAAGCACATGGTCTCCTTTGACGAAGTCGTCAGGACCATGGGCGAAACCGGCCGGGACATGAAACAGGAATACCGGGAGACCTCCCTCGGGGGCCTCGCGAAATTCCACTACAGCGCCGAATGCTGA
- the pth gene encoding aminoacyl-tRNA hydrolase, whose protein sequence is MKLITGLGNPGERYAKTRHNVGFCVLDRLYAAFGVTTEREKMRGLLAETTVKGEKILFLKPMTYMNDSGESLIEVIRFFKLDPRTELLVIHDDLDLPVGRIRVRIQGGSGGHNGLKSIIAHVGEDFARVKCGVGRPTMETIDYVLGRFPEEEQNAVNEMLTLAKEAAEDFIRDMDTERLMQKYNSR, encoded by the coding sequence ATGAAACTGATTACGGGTCTGGGCAATCCGGGCGAACGTTACGCGAAAACGAGGCATAACGTCGGTTTTTGCGTACTTGACCGGCTGTACGCCGCCTTTGGCGTGACGACGGAGCGGGAAAAAATGCGCGGTTTGCTGGCGGAAACCACGGTAAAGGGCGAGAAAATCCTATTTTTGAAACCGATGACGTACATGAACGACAGCGGCGAATCTCTGATTGAGGTCATCCGCTTTTTCAAACTCGATCCCAGGACGGAGCTTCTGGTGATCCATGACGATCTCGACCTTCCGGTCGGCAGGATCCGCGTGCGGATCCAGGGGGGATCGGGGGGCCATAACGGACTGAAATCCATTATCGCACACGTGGGTGAGGATTTTGCCCGGGTCAAATGCGGCGTCGGACGCCCGACCATGGAGACCATTGACTATGTGCTGGGGAGATTCCCCGAAGAAGAACAGAACGCGGTCAACGAAATGCTGACGCTTGCGAAGGAGGCGGCCGAAGACTTTATCCGGGATATGGATACCGAAAGACTCATGCAGAAATACAATTCACGCTGA
- the pheT gene encoding phenylalanine--tRNA ligase subunit beta codes for MLISLNWLKQYIELKESVEELTETLTMIGQEVEAVHYPGEHLDHVVIGKIVSYEMHPKSDHLTVLMIDIGEGAPVQIVCGAPNHRLGDKVVVAKIGAVLPGDFKIKKAVKRDVESCGMVCSEAELGVGRDKSGVIILPEDAPVGEEYRKYAGLDDVIFELEITPNRPDCLSYIGIARELAAYYKRKVKYPQVILNETMKTTSSEATIRIEDGERCKRYTGRVIQNVTIAESPEWLKARIRAMGHEPINNIVDITNFVMFEYNQPLHAFDLDMLGKKTIVVRKAKPGEILVTLDGVERKMENGELLICDAEKPVALAGVMGGLGSQIEPTTKNILLEAAWFEPESTRLTGKRFGMTTDALYRYERGAVDIENIDAASERAAALIAEIAGGDVLCEFIDKWGKSPESLKPTEINIDLKKLNKFVGKDIGYDTIAKIITSLGIAIKNSSQERITVIPPSYRRDLEIPADIYEEVIRMYGFKNIEPRMPVESIRSGVKDPDIAFSDEAKAILKTIGLQEVINYSFVSKKAVELFTPGAKTITLLAPLSPDMAVMRTSLIYSLLLNLRDNLNRNFTDLRFFEVAKVYRAEGDLAKEELHACIAIAGRHDRSVWESKPAAFDFYKLKGYVELFLEYLGMKKKYYIERSKNKAFHPGRSADIKVGKDVVGTFGQIHPDVQEALEIKKETPYVAEFNLVKIGKYRNTKITYEPLVKYPEATRDLAIVVDKGTVIGDMLADIKKASALIEKVDIFDIYRGENIAPDKMSVAISFVFRNKDDTLEEKEINGITTKILQIIAKKYGGEIRQQ; via the coding sequence ATGTTAATCTCGTTAAACTGGTTAAAACAATACATCGAACTCAAGGAAAGCGTGGAGGAACTGACGGAAACCCTGACCATGATCGGCCAGGAAGTGGAAGCGGTTCATTATCCCGGAGAACATCTCGATCACGTCGTGATCGGAAAAATCGTAAGTTATGAAATGCACCCCAAATCGGACCACCTGACAGTGCTGATGATCGATATCGGAGAAGGGGCGCCGGTCCAGATCGTCTGCGGCGCGCCGAACCACCGGCTGGGCGACAAGGTGGTCGTCGCCAAAATCGGGGCCGTGCTCCCCGGGGACTTTAAGATCAAGAAAGCCGTCAAAAGGGATGTGGAATCCTGCGGTATGGTCTGTTCCGAGGCGGAACTGGGCGTGGGCCGCGACAAGAGCGGCGTCATCATCCTGCCGGAAGACGCCCCTGTAGGCGAAGAATACCGGAAATACGCGGGTTTGGACGATGTGATTTTCGAACTGGAGATCACGCCCAACCGGCCCGACTGTCTCTCTTATATCGGGATCGCCCGGGAATTGGCCGCTTACTACAAGCGCAAGGTAAAATATCCCCAGGTCATCCTGAACGAAACCATGAAGACGACGTCTTCCGAGGCGACGATCCGGATCGAGGACGGCGAGCGCTGCAAGCGGTATACGGGGCGCGTGATCCAGAACGTGACCATCGCCGAATCCCCCGAATGGCTCAAGGCGAGAATACGGGCTATGGGCCACGAACCCATCAACAATATCGTAGACATTACCAATTTTGTCATGTTTGAATACAATCAGCCCCTCCATGCCTTTGATCTGGATATGCTGGGGAAAAAGACCATTGTGGTCCGGAAGGCGAAACCGGGCGAGATCCTCGTGACGCTGGACGGAGTGGAAAGAAAAATGGAAAACGGGGAGCTTCTGATCTGCGACGCGGAGAAACCCGTGGCCCTGGCGGGCGTCATGGGCGGCCTCGGCAGCCAGATCGAGCCCACGACGAAAAACATTCTCCTCGAAGCGGCGTGGTTTGAGCCCGAAAGCACAAGACTTACCGGAAAACGCTTCGGCATGACCACAGACGCCCTGTACCGCTATGAGCGGGGGGCCGTGGATATCGAGAATATCGACGCGGCCAGCGAGCGGGCGGCGGCGCTGATAGCGGAAATCGCGGGGGGCGACGTCCTCTGTGAGTTCATCGACAAATGGGGCAAGTCCCCCGAGAGCCTGAAGCCCACGGAAATCAATATTGACCTCAAAAAGCTGAACAAATTCGTCGGAAAGGATATCGGCTACGACACGATCGCCAAGATCATTACGAGTCTCGGCATCGCGATCAAGAATTCAAGTCAAGAGCGGATCACGGTAATTCCGCCTTCCTACCGCAGGGATCTCGAGATTCCCGCCGATATCTACGAAGAAGTGATCCGCATGTACGGATTCAAGAACATCGAGCCCCGTATGCCCGTGGAAAGCATCCGTTCGGGCGTCAAGGATCCGGATATCGCTTTTTCCGATGAGGCCAAGGCCATTCTCAAGACCATCGGGCTTCAGGAAGTCATCAACTATTCCTTTGTCTCGAAAAAAGCCGTGGAGCTTTTTACGCCGGGCGCGAAGACCATCACGCTTTTGGCCCCTTTGAGTCCCGATATGGCCGTTATGCGTACGTCCCTGATCTACAGCCTGCTTCTCAATCTCAGGGACAATCTGAACCGGAATTTTACGGATTTACGATTTTTCGAGGTCGCCAAGGTCTATAGGGCCGAAGGGGATCTCGCCAAAGAGGAACTCCACGCCTGCATTGCCATAGCCGGCCGGCATGACCGTTCCGTCTGGGAATCCAAACCCGCGGCCTTTGATTTTTACAAGCTCAAGGGCTATGTGGAGCTGTTTTTGGAATATCTCGGCATGAAAAAGAAATATTACATCGAGCGGAGCAAAAACAAGGCCTTCCACCCCGGCCGCAGCGCCGATATCAAAGTCGGAAAAGACGTTGTCGGCACATTCGGGCAGATCCACCCCGACGTGCAGGAAGCCCTCGAGATCAAGAAAGAGACGCCCTACGTCGCGGAGTTCAATCTCGTCAAGATCGGAAAATACAGAAACACCAAGATCACCTACGAACCCCTCGTCAAATACCCCGAAGCGACCCGTGACCTGGCGATCGTCGTCGATAAGGGAACCGTCATCGGCGATATGCTGGCCGACATCAAAAAGGCCTCGGCCCTCATCGAGAAAGTCGATATTTTCGATATCTACCGGGGGGAAAACATCGCCCCCGACAAGATGTCCGTGGCCATCAGCTTCGTTTTCCGGAACAAGGACGACACCCTCGAGGAAAAGGAAATCAACGGAATCACCACAAAGATTTTACAGATCATCGCGAAAAAATACGGCGGAGAGATCAGACAACAATAG
- the pheS gene encoding phenylalanine--tRNA ligase subunit alpha has protein sequence MESLKTLYREKIAGTAALNDLEDLKIKILGKKGALTELAKEMRNLAPEDKPAAGQALNEAKEYFTTLLDGKFAELSAKLKEEKLIAETIDVTIPGEPVETGSLHPITETTDFIKEIFMDLGFDVADGPEVEYVKNNFDGLNIQKNHPSRDPGDTFYISDDVVLRTHTSPVEVRYMLSHTPPFRMISPGRVYRPDYDISHTPMFHQIEGLVVGENISFADFKGVLMHFAGRVFGTTNVRFRPHFFPFTEPSAEMDIECVLCHGKGCRVCKGSGWIEILGCGMTNPKVLEYVGYDASKYTGFAFGMGMERITMLRHGIDDLRAFFENDVRFLKQFK, from the coding sequence ATAGAATCGCTCAAGACCCTGTACCGGGAAAAGATCGCGGGTACCGCGGCTCTCAACGACCTCGAGGACCTGAAGATCAAGATCCTCGGGAAGAAGGGGGCGCTGACGGAACTCGCCAAAGAGATGCGAAATCTCGCGCCGGAAGACAAACCGGCGGCCGGACAGGCGCTCAACGAGGCCAAGGAATATTTTACGACGCTCCTAGACGGAAAATTCGCCGAGCTTTCCGCGAAATTGAAAGAAGAAAAGCTGATCGCGGAGACCATTGACGTCACCATTCCCGGAGAACCCGTGGAGACCGGATCCCTGCATCCGATCACCGAAACGACGGATTTTATCAAAGAAATCTTCATGGATCTCGGTTTTGACGTGGCCGACGGTCCCGAAGTGGAGTACGTGAAAAACAATTTTGACGGGCTCAACATCCAGAAAAACCATCCGTCCAGAGATCCCGGAGACACGTTTTACATCAGCGACGACGTCGTGCTCCGGACCCACACGTCTCCCGTGGAGGTCCGCTATATGCTCTCGCATACGCCGCCTTTCCGGATGATCTCGCCGGGGCGCGTGTACCGGCCCGACTACGATATTTCCCATACGCCGATGTTTCATCAGATCGAGGGCCTTGTCGTCGGGGAAAATATCTCGTTCGCCGATTTCAAGGGCGTTTTGATGCACTTCGCCGGGCGGGTCTTCGGGACAACCAACGTCCGTTTCCGGCCCCATTTCTTCCCCTTCACGGAACCCAGCGCCGAGATGGACATCGAGTGCGTGCTCTGCCACGGCAAGGGCTGCCGGGTCTGCAAGGGAAGCGGATGGATCGAGATTTTAGGCTGCGGCATGACAAACCCCAAGGTGCTCGAATACGTGGGTTACGACGCGTCAAAATACACGGGTTTCGCCTTTGGCATGGGCATGGAGCGCATTACGATGTTGCGACACGGCATCGACGACCTGCGGGCCTTCTTTGAAAATGACGTGCGTTTCCTAAAACAATTCAAATAG
- a CDS encoding tetratricopeptide repeat protein codes for MNIKLLSVTVVSLLIVGCTGGGGRSRGGGYGMYTGISRPVAAEKLPRERITLTESTPTRILDELSADMKNNKSRTTIRTTDVVSAASYIGEYLYIPLAREDSTFRMVSSPKNSSYDLRKVTTNLIFRSIYEGNFVTVVTEGASERRITISNSSRYEFSESELREIVIRCFDNRNYTGLKDSVALYKIIFPNGAYTKDNSMRLLEAAGASRDARTVRSEYNFLKKYSTFSGADRKMVADALYGTGVTDVAIDGVLLEYSSMDRETNEKVANVLLAKDNITRREAEFLEQVYRDTPDERIASYVGNWYLKNGDPVRGQRYVSGAMETPAGQTPGTLTPGGASPLQQLAAKNYETFQGYYTAGEQAYRSGNYASALDSFQKALSVNKNYTETARIYYYMGQCNYNTGKYQVALNNYRSALLSEKTAERQAELYYNLGLTSQKLGNISECRNYLTYIRQKFPGSSWSEKSTALLSTLN; via the coding sequence ATGAATATCAAGCTTCTCAGCGTAACGGTAGTTTCACTCCTCATTGTCGGATGTACGGGAGGAGGCGGCAGGTCCCGAGGCGGCGGCTACGGCATGTATACGGGGATTTCAAGGCCTGTGGCGGCGGAAAAACTGCCCAGGGAAAGGATCACTCTGACGGAATCCACGCCGACCCGGATATTGGATGAGCTTTCGGCCGATATGAAGAACAACAAAAGCCGGACGACGATCCGCACGACCGACGTCGTCTCGGCGGCGAGTTATATCGGGGAATACCTCTATATCCCCCTTGCCCGGGAGGACAGCACTTTCCGGATGGTTTCCAGTCCGAAAAATTCTTCCTATGATTTGCGGAAAGTCACGACAAACCTGATTTTCCGGAGTATCTATGAGGGAAATTTCGTGACCGTCGTGACCGAAGGCGCCTCGGAGCGCAGGATTACGATCAGCAATTCTTCAAGATATGAATTTTCCGAAAGCGAGCTCCGGGAAATCGTGATCCGCTGTTTTGACAACAGGAACTATACGGGCCTCAAAGACAGCGTCGCGCTCTACAAGATCATTTTCCCCAACGGCGCCTACACCAAAGACAATTCTATGCGGCTGCTGGAAGCGGCCGGGGCCTCCCGGGACGCCAGGACCGTTCGCAGCGAATACAATTTCCTCAAAAAATACAGCACATTTTCCGGCGCCGACCGGAAAATGGTGGCCGACGCCCTCTACGGCACAGGGGTAACCGATGTGGCCATTGACGGCGTGCTGCTGGAATATTCGTCCATGGACAGGGAGACCAACGAGAAAGTCGCCAATGTCCTTTTGGCCAAGGACAACATCACGAGACGGGAAGCGGAATTCCTCGAGCAGGTCTACAGGGATACGCCCGACGAGAGAATCGCCAGCTATGTGGGCAACTGGTACCTCAAAAACGGAGATCCCGTCCGCGGGCAAAGATACGTAAGCGGCGCCATGGAAACGCCGGCGGGGCAGACTCCGGGGACCCTTACCCCCGGCGGCGCGTCACCCTTGCAGCAGCTGGCCGCCAAAAATTATGAGACGTTCCAGGGCTATTACACCGCGGGCGAGCAGGCCTACCGGAGCGGAAATTACGCGTCGGCCCTCGATTCTTTCCAGAAAGCCCTTTCCGTCAATAAAAATTATACGGAAACCGCTCGGATTTACTATTACATGGGGCAATGCAATTACAACACCGGCAAATACCAGGTCGCCCTCAATAATTACAGATCCGCTCTGTTATCTGAAAAGACCGCCGAAAGGCAGGCCGAGCTCTATTACAATCTGGGACTCACGTCGCAAAAATTGGGCAATATTTCGGAATGCCGGAATTACCTGACCTATATCCGGCAAAAATTCCCGGGTTCGTCCTGGAGCGAAAAAAGTACAGCATTATTATCAACATTGAATTAA